A DNA window from Candidatus Latescibacterota bacterium contains the following coding sequences:
- a CDS encoding MBL fold metallo-hydrolase, with product MSPIIREQYAAKPETPVYSKAVGGSAINKILLGTWAGVMQDDGGARVRVSTAGPDGWIARDDLRDSLGLKLFFIDVGQGDGILVEAPGMRLLVDSGPNTNLRRYLRGYQYSYLLGAGAPIHFDAVFVSHFDADHFAGFADLLRDEDFSFGTIYHNGIARFSASASSRPAGHNTDLGRMSDGVLRTSFDDLDDARDLLAEGGLQSTFRKFLEAVDAAHGQGRVEALRRLTVRNGHVPGFSAGKDLTIEVLGPVPRRATGHIDWPWFDSSSKTRNGHSLVLKLNYSEDGGEGKNVLLGGDLNADAEEHLLAHYGDANPFQVDVAKSCHHGSADFTVDFMRRVNPFATVISSGDNESYSHPRADALGCAGRYSRGSRPKVFSTELARSVSSGGDILYGMINCRTDGKRIVMAQMKEKRTGADIWDSYEL from the coding sequence ATGAGCCCGATCATTCGCGAGCAATACGCGGCGAAGCCCGAGACGCCGGTCTACTCGAAGGCCGTGGGCGGCAGCGCGATCAACAAGATCCTGCTGGGGACCTGGGCGGGCGTCATGCAGGACGACGGCGGCGCGCGCGTCCGCGTGAGCACCGCCGGCCCCGACGGCTGGATTGCCCGGGACGACCTGCGCGACAGCCTGGGGCTGAAGCTGTTCTTCATCGACGTCGGCCAGGGCGACGGCATTCTGGTGGAAGCTCCCGGCATGCGCCTGCTCGTCGACAGCGGACCGAACACGAACCTGCGCCGCTACCTGCGCGGCTACCAGTACAGCTACCTGCTCGGCGCCGGCGCGCCCATCCACTTCGATGCGGTGTTCGTCTCGCACTTCGACGCGGACCACTTCGCCGGCTTCGCCGACCTGCTCCGCGACGAGGACTTCTCCTTCGGCACGATCTACCACAACGGCATCGCGCGCTTCAGCGCGAGCGCGAGCAGCCGGCCCGCCGGCCACAACACCGACCTGGGCCGCATGAGCGACGGCGTGCTGCGCACCAGCTTCGACGACCTCGACGACGCGCGCGACCTGCTGGCGGAAGGCGGCCTGCAGAGCACCTTCAGGAAGTTCCTGGAGGCGGTGGACGCCGCCCACGGGCAGGGACGGGTGGAAGCCCTCCGCCGGCTTACCGTCCGCAACGGCCACGTGCCGGGCTTCAGTGCGGGCAAGGACCTCACGATCGAGGTGCTGGGCCCCGTGCCGCGGCGGGCCACGGGTCACATCGACTGGCCGTGGTTCGACAGTTCGTCGAAGACGCGCAACGGCCACAGCCTGGTACTGAAGTTGAACTACAGCGAGGACGGCGGCGAGGGGAAGAACGTCCTGCTCGGCGGGGACCTCAACGCGGACGCGGAGGAGCACCTGCTCGCGCACTACGGCGACGCGAATCCCTTCCAGGTGGACGTCGCCAAGAGCTGTCACCACGGCTCGGCGGACTTCACCGTCGACTTCATGCGCCGCGTGAATCCCTTCGCCACGGTGATCTCGTCCGGCGACAACGAGTCCTACTCCCATCCCCGGGCCGACGCCCTCGGCTGCGCCGGCCGCTACAGCCGCGGCAGCCGCCCCAAGGTCTTCTCCACGGAGCTGGCGCGGTCGGTCAGCTCGGGCGGGGACATCCTCTACGGCATGATCAACTGCCGCACGGACGGGAAGCGCATCGTCATGGCGCAGATGAAGGAGAAGCGGACGGGCGCGGACATCTGGGACTCGTACGAGCTGTAG
- a CDS encoding serine protease, which yields MLVRRPIGPHERQEGRGLMHRIAIIAFLVLSSTTSGAKLSLAKSIEEIAEGALPSMVSIHTYDKTGSASRSGSGFFINDHMVLTNAHVVTGAYSAEIYTASGYYDVVVVESLDTKADLAILSFGAAGETPLALNPDAELKPGQRVIAIGNPLGLENTLSDGLVSAVRMFEGHQFLQITAPISPGSSGGPLLDLDGKVIGVVVATIEDGQNLNFAVGIQTITTFLSGPLDPTPLERSGARIGWRVIAKWVVGIFVALVAFLFGGGWWILGIVIGIIIFLWFILSEAIKGLLKLLLLPFRRKRSPTSTDYEATQALGKLANDLGISRQREASGSMEASDNLRRLHCWNCGCATWFDPEYDNEITCEECGAEISIPDELRFDH from the coding sequence ATGCTAGTTCGTCGGCCGATAGGTCCCCATGAGAGGCAAGAGGGGAGAGGACTTATGCACCGAATAGCGATCATCGCCTTCCTGGTGCTGTCTAGCACTACCTCGGGCGCCAAGCTCAGCCTGGCTAAGAGCATCGAAGAGATTGCTGAGGGTGCTTTGCCGAGCATGGTCAGCATCCACACCTATGACAAGACAGGCTCGGCAAGTCGCTCCGGAAGCGGGTTCTTCATCAATGACCACATGGTCCTTACCAACGCTCACGTAGTAACTGGAGCATACTCCGCAGAGATATACACGGCTTCGGGCTACTATGACGTTGTTGTCGTCGAGAGCCTCGATACCAAAGCCGACTTAGCGATTCTTAGCTTCGGTGCTGCGGGCGAAACACCCCTTGCCCTTAATCCTGATGCGGAGCTTAAGCCTGGACAGCGAGTGATTGCTATTGGCAATCCGTTAGGTCTGGAAAACACCCTTTCTGATGGCTTAGTCAGTGCAGTCCGCATGTTCGAAGGGCACCAATTCCTGCAGATCACTGCTCCCATCTCACCAGGAAGCAGCGGTGGTCCACTACTCGATCTTGACGGCAAGGTCATCGGGGTAGTGGTAGCTACCATTGAGGACGGCCAGAATCTCAACTTTGCAGTCGGAATTCAAACGATCACGACGTTTCTCTCAGGTCCACTAGACCCGACCCCACTTGAGAGATCCGGTGCCCGGATTGGGTGGCGAGTCATCGCGAAGTGGGTGGTCGGCATCTTCGTTGCCCTCGTGGCATTCTTGTTCGGCGGCGGATGGTGGATCCTTGGGATCGTGATCGGGATCATAATCTTCCTCTGGTTCATTCTCAGCGAGGCGATCAAGGGGCTCCTCAAGTTGCTTCTTCTGCCGTTTCGCAGGAAACGCAGCCCCACTTCCACTGACTACGAAGCTACCCAAGCTCTCGGCAAACTCGCTAACGACTTGGGTATATCCAGACAGCGAGAAGCATCTGGATCCATGGAAGCCAGTGACAACTTGAGAAGACTACACTGTTGGAATTGCGGTTGCGCTACATGGTTCGATCCCGAATATGATAACGAGATCACGTGCGAGGAGTGCGGGGCGGAGATCTCAATCCCGGATGAATTGAGGTTCGACCATTAG
- the ilvC gene encoding ketol-acid reductoisomerase has protein sequence MARRFDASDAPAAGLAGRRVALVGYGNQGRAHAANLRDEGVDVLIGAREGGGSWNSAQEAGFEVLVPAAAAAAADVLILLTPDETQAEFYAAEIRPSLRPGAALGFAHGFAVGFGLLDPGPGVDVFLVAPKAQGRMVRRLYTEGHGAAALVGVQQDVTGGAWQTALAYAAALGCLRTGALATSFREEAVSDLFGEQTVLCGGLSELIRAAFDTLVARGYAPEIAYFECLHEVKILADLIHAKGIAGMRGHISGTALYGDLTRGRRVVDDGVRARMASILDEIESGDFAREWVAEAAAGAPRLKARQAADAEHAIEAAGRRVRAMMPWLEEDA, from the coding sequence ATGGCCCGACGATTCGACGCGAGCGACGCCCCCGCCGCCGGCCTGGCCGGCCGGCGCGTGGCGTTGGTGGGCTACGGCAACCAGGGCCGGGCCCATGCGGCCAATCTGCGGGACGAGGGCGTGGACGTCCTCATCGGGGCGCGCGAGGGCGGCGGCTCGTGGAACTCCGCACAGGAAGCGGGGTTCGAGGTGCTCGTGCCCGCCGCGGCGGCCGCGGCGGCCGACGTCCTGATCCTGCTCACCCCCGACGAGACGCAGGCCGAGTTCTACGCCGCCGAGATCCGTCCGTCGCTGCGCCCGGGCGCGGCGCTGGGCTTCGCCCACGGCTTCGCGGTGGGCTTCGGTCTGCTTGACCCGGGGCCCGGGGTTGACGTCTTTCTCGTCGCCCCCAAGGCGCAGGGTCGAATGGTGCGCAGGCTGTACACGGAGGGGCACGGCGCCGCGGCGCTGGTGGGGGTCCAGCAGGACGTCACCGGCGGCGCCTGGCAGACGGCCCTGGCCTACGCGGCCGCGCTCGGCTGCCTGCGCACCGGGGCGCTGGCCACGAGCTTCCGCGAGGAGGCGGTGAGCGACCTCTTCGGCGAGCAGACCGTGCTCTGCGGGGGCTTGAGCGAACTGATCCGGGCGGCCTTCGACACGCTCGTGGCCCGTGGCTACGCGCCGGAGATCGCCTACTTCGAGTGTCTGCACGAGGTGAAGATCCTGGCCGATCTGATCCATGCGAAGGGGATCGCCGGGATGCGCGGGCACATCAGCGGGACGGCCCTCTACGGCGACCTCACGCGAGGGCGCCGCGTGGTGGACGACGGCGTGCGCGCGCGCATGGCGTCGATACTGGACGAGATCGAATCCGGCGACTTCGCCCGCGAGTGGGTCGCCGAGGCCGCGGCCGGCGCGCCGCGCCTGAAGGCCCGTCAGGCCGCCGACGCCGAGCACGCCATCGAGGCGGCCGGGCGGCGGGTGCGGGCGATGATGCCCTGGCTCGAGGAGGACGCGTGA
- a CDS encoding site-specific integrase: MAVRKRKDTGKYEVSLNLGGKRVRRTSPVQTKKGAQDYEAVLRRAHLESLGSDQPARREESIAVFAVEWLETYSAAHKKPSSFDADERIVRLHLVPYFGSKKLDEIGGLDVDRFKAAQKQKGLSEKTINNHLAVLRKMLATAVEWNYQAKVPPVKWFKRGSEKVAYFKAEESERLLAQVDGQLHALVLTALRTGMRRGELLALRWTCVDFAQSYIRVESSDWQGRVGSTKTGRTRVVPMSRELAVALERHRRRSPVSEFVFCNQDGSPLRFTQIKRPLYSACKAAGLPEVQWHVFRHTFASQLVMAGVSLKAVQELLGHRTMDMTLRYSHLAPSILSEAVERLTEVGEKAKAAPLLKVVEGAA; encoded by the coding sequence ATGGCAGTGAGGAAAAGAAAGGACACTGGGAAGTACGAAGTTAGCCTCAACCTGGGAGGAAAGAGAGTCAGACGGACTTCGCCGGTCCAGACAAAGAAGGGCGCTCAAGATTACGAAGCCGTCTTGAGGCGGGCGCATCTTGAGTCGTTGGGGTCCGACCAGCCAGCAAGGAGAGAGGAAAGCATCGCGGTGTTTGCAGTGGAGTGGTTGGAGACCTACTCAGCGGCACACAAGAAGCCCAGCTCCTTTGATGCGGATGAGCGAATCGTCCGATTGCACCTTGTTCCGTATTTCGGCAGCAAGAAGCTCGACGAAATCGGGGGCTTGGATGTCGATAGGTTCAAGGCGGCTCAAAAGCAGAAAGGGCTGAGTGAGAAGACGATAAACAACCACCTTGCCGTGCTCCGCAAGATGCTGGCGACAGCTGTTGAGTGGAACTACCAGGCAAAGGTGCCCCCTGTGAAGTGGTTCAAGAGGGGAAGTGAGAAGGTAGCCTACTTCAAGGCGGAGGAATCGGAGCGTCTGCTAGCGCAGGTCGATGGCCAGCTGCATGCTCTGGTTCTGACAGCACTTCGAACGGGAATGCGACGGGGTGAGTTGCTGGCTCTCAGGTGGACCTGCGTCGATTTCGCTCAGTCATACATCAGGGTCGAGAGCTCTGACTGGCAAGGACGGGTAGGATCGACGAAGACAGGGCGAACCAGGGTTGTTCCGATGAGCCGGGAGCTCGCAGTGGCCTTGGAGCGCCATAGGAGGCGTTCTCCGGTCTCTGAGTTCGTCTTCTGCAATCAGGACGGCTCACCGCTCAGGTTCACCCAGATCAAGCGTCCGCTGTATTCGGCCTGCAAGGCTGCCGGATTGCCCGAGGTGCAATGGCACGTGTTTCGTCACACGTTCGCCTCTCAGCTCGTGATGGCCGGAGTCAGCCTGAAGGCCGTTCAGGAGCTGTTGGGTCATCGCACGATGGACATGACTCTTCGCTACTCGCATCTAGCACCGAGCATCCTGTCGGAGGCCGTTGAGAGGCTCACGGAGGTGGGGGAGAAAGCGAAAGCCGCCCCCCTACTCAAGGTGGTCGAGGGCGCGGCTTGA
- a CDS encoding SDR family oxidoreductase, which translates to MNLKDARALVTGGSEGIGYAIAEALVAKGARVAIMGRDQAKLEAAAETLGALAVVGDVGVEADAVRVTATAIEQLGGLDILVNNAGFGHFLPLVDMAVDKFEAVFRTNVTGAMLMAREAARQFVDQESGHIVNISSTSGLAGGKYSTAYSGSKFALKGMTECWRAELRPYNVRVTLVNPSEVQTAFFAKLGRQQELSDKKLRPQEIADAIVGALEIDDRGFIPEFSVFATNPW; encoded by the coding sequence ATGAACCTGAAGGACGCACGCGCACTGGTGACCGGGGGCAGCGAGGGGATCGGCTACGCCATCGCCGAGGCCCTGGTGGCCAAGGGCGCGCGAGTGGCGATCATGGGCCGTGACCAGGCCAAGCTCGAGGCCGCGGCGGAAACCCTCGGCGCGCTGGCCGTGGTCGGCGACGTGGGCGTGGAGGCCGACGCCGTGCGCGTCACCGCCACGGCGATCGAGCAGCTGGGCGGGCTGGACATCCTCGTCAACAACGCGGGCTTCGGGCACTTCCTGCCGCTGGTGGACATGGCCGTCGACAAGTTCGAGGCGGTGTTCCGCACCAACGTGACCGGCGCCATGCTGATGGCGCGCGAGGCGGCGCGGCAGTTCGTGGATCAGGAGAGCGGGCACATCGTGAACATCTCCTCCACGTCGGGACTGGCGGGCGGCAAGTACTCCACGGCCTACTCGGGCTCCAAGTTCGCGCTGAAGGGCATGACCGAGTGCTGGCGCGCGGAGCTGCGTCCCTACAACGTGCGGGTGACGCTGGTCAATCCGAGCGAGGTGCAGACGGCCTTCTTCGCGAAGCTCGGCCGCCAGCAGGAGCTCTCGGACAAGAAGCTGCGGCCCCAGGAGATCGCCGACGCCATCGTGGGCGCGCTGGAGATCGACGACCGCGGCTTCATCCCGGAGTTCTCGGTTTTCGCGACCAATCCCTGGTAG
- a CDS encoding DMT family transporter, translating into MKLTYRADLLLLLAALIWGLAFVAQRAGMSHVGPYTFNAVRFTLGALVLVPFLTARRRGAFLSALPGGAQAGLALFLGASLQQWGLVTTSAGKGGFITGLYVIVVPVLGAMEGRRTGWGTWLGAVMAAGGLALLSLNRHMRFSHGDLLVLAGALIWAMHVLIIGRLMERFDALLIAFQQFALVALLSLGAALLMERGEHQGLLEAALPLVYAGVLSTGVAFTLQVLAQRQAPPSHAAVLLSLESVFAALGGWLLLGERLGGRGLAGCGLMLAGMLSTQLLGRPRRARKRGGSEDPPLVGPTP; encoded by the coding sequence GTGAAGCTCACCTACAGGGCCGATCTGCTGCTGCTGCTCGCCGCGCTCATCTGGGGCCTGGCCTTCGTGGCCCAGCGCGCGGGGATGTCCCACGTCGGCCCCTACACCTTCAACGCGGTGCGCTTCACGCTGGGGGCGCTGGTGCTCGTCCCCTTCCTCACCGCGCGGCGGCGGGGCGCCTTCCTGTCCGCCCTGCCCGGCGGCGCCCAGGCGGGGCTCGCGCTCTTTCTCGGCGCGTCGCTGCAGCAGTGGGGTCTCGTGACGACGAGCGCGGGCAAGGGCGGGTTCATCACCGGGCTCTACGTGATCGTGGTCCCCGTGCTCGGCGCGATGGAGGGCCGCCGCACCGGCTGGGGCACCTGGCTCGGGGCCGTGATGGCGGCGGGGGGGCTGGCGCTGCTGAGCCTGAACCGTCACATGCGCTTCAGCCACGGCGACCTGCTGGTGCTCGCGGGAGCGCTGATCTGGGCGATGCACGTGCTCATCATCGGCCGCTTGATGGAGCGCTTCGACGCGCTGCTCATCGCCTTCCAGCAGTTCGCCCTGGTGGCGCTGCTCAGCCTGGGCGCGGCGCTGCTCATGGAGCGCGGCGAGCACCAGGGTCTGCTCGAGGCGGCCCTGCCACTCGTCTACGCGGGCGTGCTGTCGACGGGCGTCGCCTTCACGCTGCAGGTGCTGGCCCAGCGCCAGGCGCCGCCCAGCCACGCGGCCGTGCTGCTGAGCCTGGAGTCGGTCTTCGCCGCGCTGGGCGGCTGGCTGCTGCTCGGCGAGCGGCTCGGCGGGCGCGGGCTGGCCGGCTGCGGGCTCATGCTGGCGGGCATGCTGTCCACGCAGCTGCTGGGCCGTCCCCGCCGCGCACGAAAGAGGGGCGGATCCGAAGACCCGCCCCTCGTTGGGCCCACGCCGTGA
- a CDS encoding DUF3078 domain-containing protein, whose product MNSRNLWRVGAIVAVLSLAAASVALAEEEQRVLELGKYYPSAETGLNVTQSSYSNNWNGGDKGSIVWTWNFNGSLENQLNPKTNWLSTLKLAFGQTHQQVIDAQGDHQWDKPDKSTDLIDLETIFRFTLGGYVDPFVSGRLESQFLDASDPNGRTLALNPLKFKESAGIARQFINEEERSLLSRLGFTLRQSRRSFFEDNDPAGGFGDATSSESTNDGGLEFITDYKNRILDDNVAWTSKLGFYQPLFFSAKTDLEGLDLAGLGLDQDLANFSTTLDIDWENIFTAEITKHISVNLYTRWVYDKYDNSVAPKFDGAGDLENPGALAAAVRKAGQFKQTLSLGFNYRLY is encoded by the coding sequence ATGAACTCTCGGAACCTGTGGCGCGTGGGCGCCATCGTCGCCGTGCTCAGCCTGGCCGCCGCGTCCGTCGCGCTGGCCGAGGAGGAGCAGCGCGTGCTGGAGCTGGGCAAGTACTACCCCTCGGCGGAGACGGGCCTGAACGTCACGCAGAGCAGCTACAGCAACAACTGGAACGGCGGCGACAAGGGCTCCATCGTCTGGACCTGGAACTTCAACGGCAGCCTCGAGAACCAGCTCAACCCCAAGACCAACTGGCTGAGCACGCTCAAGCTGGCCTTCGGCCAGACCCACCAGCAGGTCATCGACGCCCAGGGCGATCACCAGTGGGACAAGCCCGACAAGAGCACGGACCTGATCGACCTCGAGACGATCTTCCGCTTCACGCTCGGCGGCTACGTCGATCCCTTCGTCTCCGGCCGCCTGGAGAGCCAGTTCCTCGACGCCAGCGACCCCAACGGCCGCACCCTGGCGCTGAACCCGCTCAAGTTCAAGGAGTCGGCGGGTATCGCGCGGCAGTTCATCAACGAGGAGGAGCGCAGCCTGCTCAGCCGTCTCGGCTTCACGCTGCGCCAGAGCCGCCGCAGCTTCTTCGAGGACAACGATCCGGCCGGCGGCTTCGGCGACGCCACCAGCTCCGAGTCCACGAACGACGGCGGTCTCGAGTTCATCACCGACTACAAGAACCGCATCCTGGACGACAACGTCGCCTGGACCTCCAAGCTCGGCTTCTACCAGCCCCTCTTCTTCTCGGCGAAGACCGACCTGGAGGGCCTGGATCTGGCCGGCCTGGGCCTGGATCAGGACCTGGCGAACTTCAGCACCACGCTGGACATCGACTGGGAGAACATCTTCACGGCCGAGATCACCAAGCACATCTCGGTGAACCTCTACACGCGCTGGGTCTACGACAAGTACGACAACAGCGTGGCGCCGAAGTTCGACGGCGCGGGCGACCTGGAGAACCCCGGCGCGCTGGCCGCGGCCGTGCGCAAGGCGGGGCAGTTCAAGCAGACCCTGTCGCTCGGCTTCAACTACCGGCTGTACTAG
- a CDS encoding YegP family protein produces the protein MAGKFEIYTDKAGEFRFRLKAANGQVIAVGEGYKSKDACLNGIESIKKNAPDAKVVDSND, from the coding sequence ATGGCCGGCAAGTTTGAGATCTACACCGACAAGGCGGGCGAATTCCGCTTCCGCCTGAAGGCCGCCAATGGACAGGTCATCGCCGTCGGCGAGGGCTACAAGAGCAAGGACGCCTGCCTGAACGGCATCGAGTCCATCAAGAAGAACGCGCCCGACGCGAAGGTCGTTGATTCCAACGATTAG
- a CDS encoding DUF2569 family protein: MKGAHMVAADNGPGRDSAPSTKECPFCAETIKFKAIKCRYCGSTLPPPPAEPETVFPSESRGIEQIDSPLEDESQESSPPGMPSRAANEPQIEGTEGKSLEGLGGWLVLLAIGIIWNPLRYLFTLLTLYLPTLAGGTWSAWATAGGSAYDPLFASLYLGEAIITACIFLAGAYLAYLFFSKRARFPRLFIVFLVCVFIYGVVDILVPMRFIANQPLDPSTSRELVKHLGFSMIWIPYLLKSKRVRATFVH, from the coding sequence ATGAAGGGGGCGCATATGGTTGCAGCGGACAATGGACCTGGCCGTGACTCAGCTCCAAGTACGAAAGAGTGTCCGTTCTGCGCTGAGACGATTAAGTTCAAGGCCATTAAGTGTCGGTATTGCGGCAGTACCCTGCCACCACCTCCAGCCGAGCCAGAGACCGTATTTCCCTCTGAGTCCCGCGGTATTGAGCAGATTGACAGCCCACTGGAAGACGAATCTCAAGAATCGTCTCCGCCGGGCATGCCGTCCAGAGCTGCTAATGAGCCACAGATCGAAGGCACTGAGGGGAAGTCGCTCGAAGGCCTAGGGGGATGGCTCGTATTGCTAGCAATTGGGATCATCTGGAACCCTCTCAGGTATCTATTCACCCTACTAACACTGTACCTTCCCACCTTGGCTGGTGGCACCTGGAGCGCGTGGGCAACCGCTGGCGGAAGCGCATATGATCCGCTATTCGCATCTCTCTATCTCGGAGAAGCCATCATCACAGCCTGCATCTTCTTGGCAGGGGCTTACTTGGCGTACCTCTTCTTCTCCAAGCGCGCGAGGTTTCCAAGGCTCTTCATCGTCTTTCTTGTCTGCGTCTTTATCTACGGTGTGGTGGACATCCTTGTGCCAATGCGATTCATTGCCAATCAGCCACTCGATCCCAGCACCTCGCGCGAGCTAGTCAAGCATCTGGGGTTTTCTATGATTTGGATTCCCTACCTACTAAAGTCGAAACGGGTAAGAGCGACGTTCGTCCATTAG
- a CDS encoding OmpA family protein, which yields MQMTKWVLFFALMGLIALPALADSAQRAEMRAQAGEVVHDLSWPWPFGRSMDSDHDGVPDGTDLCPDTPMGAMVDMNGCPMDADGDGVPDGLDQCAATPKGASVDMNGCPSDSDGDGVMDGIDRCGGTPAGAMVDMYGCPKDSDGDGVADGLDQCANTPKGATVDMKGCPMDSDGDGVPDGLDQCAGTPAGTLVDANGCPRKADTAMAQQLLDTGMIRTSNIRFASGSSELTADSKPIVDEIGRTLVEWPELKIEIGGHTDSSGAAAKNQALSQARAQAVLDYLKAKFPTIKGGQYTVMGYGEDKPIADNGTADGRAANRRVEFSVLNREVLKK from the coding sequence ATGCAGATGACGAAGTGGGTTCTCTTCTTCGCGCTGATGGGCCTCATCGCCCTGCCCGCGCTGGCCGACTCGGCCCAGCGCGCGGAGATGCGCGCCCAGGCCGGTGAAGTGGTCCACGACCTGAGCTGGCCCTGGCCCTTCGGCCGCAGCATGGACAGCGACCACGACGGCGTCCCCGACGGCACCGACCTCTGCCCCGACACCCCGATGGGCGCCATGGTCGACATGAACGGCTGTCCCATGGACGCGGACGGCGACGGCGTTCCCGACGGTCTCGACCAGTGCGCGGCGACGCCCAAGGGCGCCAGCGTCGACATGAACGGCTGCCCCAGCGATTCCGACGGCGACGGCGTCATGGACGGCATCGACCGCTGCGGCGGCACGCCGGCCGGCGCCATGGTCGACATGTACGGGTGCCCCAAGGACAGTGACGGCGACGGCGTGGCCGACGGTCTCGACCAGTGCGCGAACACCCCGAAGGGCGCCACCGTCGACATGAAGGGCTGCCCCATGGACAGCGACGGCGACGGCGTCCCCGACGGCCTGGACCAGTGCGCGGGCACGCCGGCCGGCACCCTCGTCGACGCCAACGGCTGCCCCCGCAAGGCGGACACCGCCATGGCGCAGCAGCTCCTCGACACGGGCATGATCCGCACCTCGAACATCCGCTTCGCCTCGGGCTCCTCCGAGCTGACCGCGGACTCCAAGCCCATCGTCGACGAGATCGGCCGCACCCTGGTGGAGTGGCCCGAGCTGAAGATCGAGATCGGCGGCCACACGGACTCCAGCGGCGCCGCCGCCAAGAACCAGGCCCTGTCCCAGGCGCGCGCGCAGGCCGTGCTCGACTACCTCAAGGCCAAGTTCCCCACGATCAAGGGCGGCCAGTACACGGTCATGGGCTATGGCGAGGACAAGCCCATCGCGGACAACGGCACGGCCGACGGCCGCGCGGCCAACCGCCGCGTGGAGTTCAGCGTGCTGAACCGCGAAGTGCTCAAGAAGTAG
- a CDS encoding helix-turn-helix domain-containing protein, which yields MSVEDLCDYLQLGKSAIYNLVANGGLPHIKIARKLRFQREAVVEWLSELRVPRDNGGSTWQ from the coding sequence ATGTCAGTCGAAGACCTCTGTGACTACCTGCAGCTCGGTAAGAGTGCCATCTACAACTTGGTTGCGAATGGCGGATTACCGCACATCAAGATCGCAAGAAAGCTGCGCTTTCAGCGCGAGGCAGTGGTAGAATGGCTATCGGAACTCCGTGTGCCAAGAGACAACGGAGGTTCCACATGGCAGTGA